From a region of the Bremerella alba genome:
- the zwf gene encoding glucose-6-phosphate dehydrogenase, whose protein sequence is MSHTFVIFGASGDLTSRKLIPALYLLSKKGRLPEGTRIVGMSRTEFSHDSWRAGLKKTTEEFTGKKFEEESWSKFAAGIYYHPGDLTKLEDLQGLKALLEEVEGGPAERVYYLSTAPRLYTAAIDQLGESGLANQEEGARRIVLEKPFGYDLSTAEKLNKDVNRVFPEKQVYRIDHYLGKETVQNLLVMRFANSIFEPLWNRNYIDHVQITVAEEVVVGRRGGYYDQAGVLRDMFQNHLLQLLMVTAMESPVRFDADMVRDEKVKVLQSIRPMSSDEIARETLRGQYEGYRQEEGVPADSQTETFAALRLWVDNWRWNGVPFYLRSGKGMSCRTTQIVIQYSQPPHTLFDQKAHMDSCRLVMQIQPAEGLQMQIQTKVPDEGMMTRTTPLDFRFCKEFQGEMPDAYQRLLLDALQGDASLFARSDEVELAWGIIDPIIQTWRSAQAPKLHLYEPGFWGPDQSNDWMAEHGRQWFDVCPVLH, encoded by the coding sequence ATGTCTCACACATTTGTCATCTTCGGTGCTTCTGGTGATCTGACCAGCCGCAAACTAATTCCGGCTCTGTATCTGCTGTCCAAAAAAGGACGCCTGCCGGAGGGGACGCGAATTGTTGGCATGTCGCGAACCGAGTTCTCGCACGACTCCTGGCGTGCCGGTTTGAAGAAAACGACGGAAGAATTCACTGGCAAGAAGTTTGAAGAAGAGTCGTGGAGCAAGTTCGCTGCCGGCATCTACTATCACCCTGGCGACCTGACCAAGCTGGAAGATCTGCAGGGGCTTAAGGCCTTGCTGGAAGAAGTCGAAGGCGGTCCAGCCGAACGCGTTTATTACCTATCGACGGCCCCTCGTCTGTACACCGCCGCGATCGATCAGCTCGGCGAGTCAGGCCTGGCCAATCAGGAAGAAGGCGCCCGACGCATTGTTTTGGAAAAACCTTTTGGTTACGACCTGAGTACGGCCGAGAAGTTGAACAAGGACGTTAATCGTGTCTTCCCTGAGAAGCAGGTCTATCGCATCGACCATTACCTGGGGAAGGAAACGGTTCAGAACTTGTTGGTCATGCGATTTGCCAATTCGATCTTCGAGCCGCTCTGGAACCGTAACTACATCGACCACGTGCAGATCACCGTGGCCGAAGAGGTGGTCGTGGGACGTCGCGGTGGTTACTACGACCAGGCCGGCGTGCTGCGAGATATGTTCCAAAACCATCTACTGCAACTTCTGATGGTGACCGCCATGGAGTCGCCGGTTCGCTTTGATGCGGACATGGTGCGGGACGAAAAGGTCAAAGTGCTTCAGTCCATCCGCCCGATGTCGTCGGATGAGATCGCCCGAGAAACACTTCGTGGCCAGTACGAAGGCTACCGCCAAGAGGAAGGCGTGCCGGCGGACAGCCAGACCGAAACGTTCGCGGCGTTACGGTTGTGGGTCGATAACTGGCGTTGGAATGGGGTGCCGTTCTATCTCCGCAGCGGTAAAGGCATGTCGTGCCGCACCACCCAGATCGTCATTCAATACAGTCAGCCTCCGCATACGCTCTTCGATCAGAAGGCGCATATGGATTCTTGCCGCTTGGTGATGCAGATTCAGCCTGCCGAAGGTCTGCAAATGCAGATTCAGACGAAGGTTCCCGACGAAGGGATGATGACCCGGACCACTCCCCTGGACTTCCGTTTTTGCAAAGAATTCCAAGGCGAAATGCCCGATGCCTACCAGCGTCTGCTGCTGGATGCCCTGCAAGGCGATGCCAGCTTGTTTGCTCGCAGCGATGAAGTGGAACTCGCCTGGGGAATCATCGACCCGATCATTCAGACCTGGCGTTCTGCCCAGGCCCCTAAGCTGCACCTGTACGAGCCCGGTTTCTGGGGGCCGGACCAGTCGAACGACTGGATGGCCGAACATGGCCGGCAGTGGTTCGATGTGTGCCCTGTGCTGCACTAA
- a CDS encoding SDR family NAD(P)-dependent oxidoreductase, producing MATDFLTKMFGLDGQVAVVVGASGVLGGAIAEGLASAGATVVVSGLNAQRGESRAERITSAGGKAAFIAADTLSRDSLAQLRDQCLEKFGRVDMLVNCAGVNSSVPYEEITDEDWQRVLDTNLTGTHLACQAFAPTMSAQEQGGAILNIGSVTAHLPLSRVFAYSASKAAVDNLTKNLAREYATQGVRFNTLCPGFFPAEQNRKILDKERVDNIIGQTPMARFGEPEELVGASILLLSQAAGSFITGATVYVDGGFTAMRF from the coding sequence ATGGCAACTGATTTCCTTACCAAAATGTTCGGGCTCGATGGTCAAGTCGCCGTCGTCGTCGGGGCTTCCGGAGTCCTGGGTGGAGCGATCGCGGAAGGTCTGGCCTCGGCCGGAGCAACCGTCGTGGTGAGCGGCCTGAATGCCCAGCGAGGCGAAAGCCGTGCCGAGCGGATCACCTCTGCCGGTGGCAAGGCCGCGTTTATCGCTGCCGATACGCTCTCGCGAGATTCGCTGGCTCAGCTACGCGATCAATGCCTGGAGAAGTTCGGTCGGGTCGACATGCTCGTCAACTGCGCCGGGGTTAATTCTTCCGTTCCTTACGAAGAGATCACCGACGAAGATTGGCAGCGGGTATTAGATACCAACCTCACCGGTACGCATCTCGCTTGCCAAGCTTTTGCACCCACGATGTCCGCGCAAGAGCAAGGTGGCGCAATCCTGAACATCGGCAGTGTGACAGCGCACTTGCCGCTATCGCGGGTATTCGCCTACTCGGCCTCGAAAGCAGCCGTCGATAACCTGACCAAAAATCTGGCCCGCGAGTATGCCACCCAAGGCGTGCGTTTCAACACGCTCTGCCCTGGCTTCTTTCCGGCCGAACAGAACCGCAAGATCCTTGATAAAGAACGGGTTGATAACATCATTGGTCAAACGCCGATGGCTCGTTTTGGTGAACCCGAAGAACTTGTCGGGGCATCGATCTTGTTATTGTCGCAAGCAGCCGGTAGTTTCATCACCGGTGCCACGGTTTATGTCGACGGCGGCTTTACGGCAATGCGGTTTTAA
- the gnd gene encoding decarboxylating NADP(+)-dependent phosphogluconate dehydrogenase, which translates to MSDASCDFGLIGLAVMGENLALNVESRGYKVAVYNRTTEKTDEFIEGRAAGKQFVGCHDLKKLVSSLKAPRKVMLLIKAGPAVDAVIEDLLPLMDKGDIIIDGGNTHYADTERRTKYVEEKGLLFVGSGVSGGEEGALKGPSLMPGGSEAAWPHIKEIFQAISAKVGPNEDIPCCEWVGPRGAGHYVKMVHNGIEYGDMQLICEAYFLLKHGLGLTNDELYEVFDQWNSGDLQSYLIEITRDIFSVKDDDGEAYLVDKILDVAGAKGTGKWMSQLALDLGVPSTLVTTAVYARGLSAAKEARVRASKVLTGPSGKTSEDRTKFIEQVREALYASKLCSYAQGFVQLQAASAEHDWGLNYGDCALLWRGGCIIRAQFLDRIKEAFDKDANLENLLLDPYFTEAVTKGQDGWRASVKTAIDLGVPTPAFAGALAYFDGYRNDRLPANLLQAQRDYFGAHTFQRTDKEGTFHAEWLQRRREPKS; encoded by the coding sequence ATGTCCGATGCTTCCTGCGATTTTGGTTTGATTGGTCTCGCCGTGATGGGCGAAAACCTTGCCCTGAACGTCGAAAGCCGCGGCTACAAGGTAGCCGTCTACAATCGAACTACCGAGAAGACGGATGAATTCATTGAAGGCCGTGCCGCTGGCAAGCAGTTTGTCGGTTGCCATGACCTGAAGAAGCTGGTCTCGTCGCTCAAGGCGCCTCGCAAGGTGATGCTGCTGATCAAAGCAGGCCCAGCGGTTGATGCGGTGATCGAAGACCTGCTTCCATTGATGGATAAAGGCGACATCATCATCGATGGTGGTAACACCCACTACGCCGACACCGAACGTCGTACCAAGTACGTTGAAGAAAAGGGCCTGCTATTTGTCGGCTCAGGCGTTTCCGGTGGTGAAGAAGGGGCGCTGAAGGGCCCAAGCTTGATGCCCGGCGGTAGTGAAGCTGCCTGGCCGCACATCAAGGAAATCTTCCAGGCCATCTCGGCCAAGGTCGGTCCTAACGAAGACATTCCTTGCTGCGAATGGGTTGGTCCTCGCGGTGCAGGTCACTACGTGAAGATGGTGCACAACGGCATCGAGTACGGCGACATGCAGCTGATCTGCGAAGCGTACTTCCTGCTTAAGCACGGTCTGGGGCTGACCAACGACGAACTGTACGAAGTCTTCGATCAATGGAACAGCGGCGACCTGCAGAGCTACCTGATCGAAATCACTCGCGACATCTTCAGTGTGAAGGATGACGACGGCGAAGCTTACCTGGTCGACAAGATCCTTGACGTTGCCGGAGCCAAGGGTACCGGTAAGTGGATGAGCCAACTGGCCTTGGACCTGGGCGTGCCCAGCACCCTGGTCACGACCGCCGTATACGCTCGTGGTTTGTCGGCGGCTAAGGAAGCCCGCGTGCGAGCCAGCAAGGTGCTGACCGGGCCAAGCGGCAAGACTTCCGAAGATCGTACGAAGTTCATCGAACAAGTTCGCGAAGCCCTGTACGCTTCCAAACTGTGTAGCTACGCCCAAGGTTTCGTGCAGTTGCAAGCCGCTTCGGCTGAACACGATTGGGGTTTGAACTACGGCGATTGTGCCCTCTTGTGGCGTGGTGGCTGTATCATTCGCGCTCAGTTCCTCGATCGCATCAAAGAAGCGTTCGACAAAGACGCGAACCTCGAAAACCTGCTGTTGGATCCGTACTTCACCGAAGCGGTTACCAAGGGGCAAGACGGTTGGCGAGCCTCGGTCAAGACGGCCATTGACCTGGGCGTTCCGACCCCTGCGTTCGCCGGAGCATTGGCTTACTTCGACGGCTATCGCAACGATCGCCTGCCGGCCAACCTGCTGCAAGCCCAACGCGATTACTTCGGCGCACACACGTTCCAGCGCACCGACAAGGAAGGCACCTTCCATGCCGAATGGCTGCAGCGTCGTCGCGAGCCAAAGTCTTAA
- a CDS encoding HAD family hydrolase produces MVYQIQPKQEFLVGIDSDGCVFDTMELKHKECFIPNIINYYELQGVSKYAREAAEFVNLYSKSRGINRFPALVEALEWLQKRPEVIERGAKITIPESLQKWIAEETKLGNPALEAKVAESNDADLAHCLKWSKAVNETVAGMVRGVAPFPSVRKCLEKLTGKADMLVVSATPNDALNEEWTEHDLRQYVTEICGQEAGNKKETLTNATKYKPNQTLMIGDAPGDYKAAAANDCLFYPINPGDEENSWKRFYDEGIDKFLKLEFAGDYQQALLDEFDRYLPEKPSWPVND; encoded by the coding sequence ATGGTCTACCAGATTCAGCCGAAGCAAGAGTTTCTTGTGGGCATCGACTCCGATGGTTGCGTCTTCGACACGATGGAACTGAAGCACAAGGAATGCTTCATTCCTAACATAATCAACTACTACGAACTGCAAGGGGTCAGCAAGTACGCTCGCGAAGCGGCCGAGTTCGTCAATCTGTATTCCAAAAGCCGCGGTATCAACCGTTTCCCGGCCCTGGTCGAAGCACTAGAGTGGCTGCAGAAACGCCCAGAAGTGATCGAACGCGGCGCGAAGATCACCATCCCTGAATCGCTTCAGAAGTGGATCGCCGAAGAAACCAAGCTGGGCAACCCGGCCTTGGAAGCCAAGGTCGCCGAGAGCAACGACGCAGACCTGGCCCACTGTTTGAAGTGGTCGAAGGCCGTCAACGAGACCGTCGCTGGCATGGTTCGCGGCGTGGCTCCCTTCCCTTCGGTTCGCAAGTGCCTGGAAAAGCTGACCGGCAAGGCCGACATGCTGGTCGTTTCCGCCACGCCAAACGATGCTCTGAACGAAGAATGGACCGAGCACGACTTGCGTCAGTACGTCACCGAAATTTGCGGCCAGGAAGCTGGCAACAAAAAGGAAACGCTGACCAATGCCACCAAGTACAAACCGAATCAAACGCTGATGATCGGCGACGCTCCTGGCGACTACAAAGCAGCCGCTGCCAACGACTGCCTGTTTTATCCGATTAATCCGGGCGACGAAGAAAACAGCTGGAAACGATTCTACGACGAAGGAATCGATAAGTTCCTGAAACTCGAGTTCGCTGGCGATTATCAGCAGGCGTTGCTCGACGAATTCGACCGCTACTTGCCTGAAAAGCCAAGCTGGCCGGTCAACGATTAG
- a CDS encoding diphosphate--fructose-6-phosphate 1-phosphotransferase yields the protein MSTKKNLIVAQSGGPSPVINNTLRGLVEAALQTDNIGTVYGAHHGIEGVLKEELINLTDQPAEEISLLRYTPAAGSIGTCRYKLKDWQNEDFDRCMEVFKAHNIGYFVYIGGNDSMDTANKVAQMAQDRGLDMIGIGGPKTIDNDVGDSEFKLIDHTPGYASTAKYWMHMIQYANEENRGSSPADPVLVMQAMGRKIGYIPAAARLADPKREMPLQIYMAESPCSLEELHENVNKQLKQDGRCLVVLSEGFDVGDIGARKDSFGHTSFSASNITVAQIVTNYLNDNGLAVKGAARCNVSGTDQRHAMAYASSVDLDEAYHAGEMAAVLASTGQSGYMSTILRNEGDVYSVRYDKAPLAEVANSERTFPKAWIDANGYDVTDDFIKYAKPLLGEGMVSLPMIDGRQRMTRLQNMYADQKLPAYVPQADRQEAPK from the coding sequence ATGAGCACCAAGAAGAACTTAATTGTTGCCCAAAGTGGTGGTCCCAGTCCGGTTATCAATAATACGCTTCGCGGCCTCGTGGAAGCGGCCTTGCAAACGGACAACATTGGGACGGTCTACGGTGCCCACCATGGGATCGAAGGGGTTCTTAAAGAAGAACTGATTAATCTGACCGATCAGCCGGCTGAAGAGATCTCGCTGCTGCGTTACACGCCGGCCGCCGGTTCGATTGGGACTTGCCGCTACAAGCTCAAAGACTGGCAGAACGAAGACTTCGATCGCTGCATGGAAGTTTTCAAGGCCCACAACATCGGCTACTTCGTATACATCGGCGGAAACGACTCGATGGATACGGCCAACAAAGTCGCCCAGATGGCCCAAGACCGTGGCCTCGATATGATCGGTATCGGCGGACCCAAAACCATCGACAACGACGTTGGTGATAGCGAGTTCAAGCTGATCGACCATACGCCTGGTTACGCTTCGACGGCCAAGTACTGGATGCACATGATTCAGTATGCCAACGAAGAAAATCGCGGTAGCAGCCCCGCCGACCCAGTGCTGGTCATGCAGGCCATGGGCCGCAAGATCGGTTACATTCCGGCCGCCGCGCGTTTGGCCGACCCCAAGCGAGAAATGCCATTACAGATTTACATGGCCGAATCGCCGTGCTCGCTCGAAGAACTGCACGAGAACGTCAACAAGCAACTCAAGCAAGATGGCCGCTGCCTGGTGGTCCTCAGCGAAGGTTTTGATGTGGGGGACATCGGTGCTCGAAAGGATTCGTTCGGTCACACAAGCTTCAGTGCCAGTAACATCACTGTGGCACAAATCGTCACCAATTACCTCAACGACAATGGCTTGGCCGTCAAAGGTGCCGCCCGCTGCAACGTGAGCGGTACCGATCAGCGACACGCGATGGCCTACGCCTCGTCGGTCGACCTGGACGAAGCCTACCATGCTGGCGAAATGGCGGCCGTATTGGCCTCGACCGGTCAGTCTGGCTACATGTCGACCATCTTGCGAAACGAAGGAGATGTCTACAGCGTTCGCTACGACAAGGCACCTCTCGCGGAAGTCGCCAACAGCGAACGCACCTTCCCCAAGGCATGGATCGACGCCAACGGTTACGACGTGACCGACGACTTCATCAAGTACGCCAAACCGCTGTTGGGTGAAGGAATGGTCAGCCTGCCGATGATCGATGGTCGTCAACGTATGACCCGTTTGCAGAACATGTATGCCGATCAAAAGCTGCCAGCGTACGTGCCCCAGGCCGATCGCCAGGAAGCCCCTAAGTAG
- a CDS encoding calcium/sodium antiporter yields the protein MFVAAGLIVVGLVALVLGGELLVRGASALAALLGVSPLVIGLTVVAFGTSAPELAVSLKAGMAGQADIAIGNVVGSNVFNTLFILGISALVSPLIVNSQLIRLELPLMVLVSVVTWGLAINGTLGRLEGLVLVAGLIAYVGWSVWQSRRESQTVVQEFAQEFDKPPKSNWGAALQLLWIVLGLIALAFGSQWLVDGAVMVARQMGMSELLIGLTIVAVGTSLPEVVASITASLKGERDIAVGNVVGSNLFNLMCVLGMSAVIVPGGVPVASSAIWQEMPVMIAASVMCLPIFFTRYRIDRWEGGLLLAWYVIHTVYLVLAAVHSPLTTMVGSVALFGCVPLTVLILLVSVLYWRSSGPEMTNSGRENA from the coding sequence ATGTTCGTGGCCGCCGGTTTAATCGTCGTTGGTCTTGTGGCTTTGGTTTTAGGAGGGGAACTCTTAGTCCGCGGGGCGTCTGCGTTGGCGGCCCTCTTGGGCGTTTCTCCGCTGGTTATTGGCCTGACGGTCGTTGCGTTTGGGACCAGTGCCCCGGAACTAGCCGTTTCGCTTAAAGCTGGCATGGCGGGCCAGGCCGACATCGCGATTGGGAATGTGGTGGGGAGCAATGTCTTCAATACGCTCTTCATCCTCGGCATCTCGGCGCTGGTCTCTCCGCTGATCGTAAACAGCCAACTGATACGCCTGGAACTTCCCTTGATGGTGTTGGTTTCCGTGGTGACGTGGGGTCTGGCGATTAACGGCACATTGGGGAGATTGGAAGGCCTCGTCCTGGTCGCTGGGTTGATCGCCTATGTGGGTTGGTCGGTCTGGCAAAGCCGGCGCGAATCGCAGACCGTCGTTCAAGAGTTTGCCCAGGAGTTCGACAAGCCACCCAAGTCGAATTGGGGTGCGGCGCTGCAGTTGTTGTGGATTGTGCTCGGCCTGATCGCGCTGGCGTTTGGTTCGCAGTGGCTTGTGGATGGAGCAGTAATGGTTGCTCGGCAGATGGGGATGAGCGAACTATTAATCGGTTTGACGATTGTCGCGGTTGGGACCTCTCTGCCTGAAGTGGTGGCTTCGATCACAGCTTCCCTCAAAGGCGAGCGTGATATTGCCGTCGGCAACGTGGTGGGCAGTAACCTATTTAATTTGATGTGCGTGCTGGGGATGTCGGCTGTGATCGTTCCCGGCGGAGTTCCCGTTGCCTCATCTGCCATCTGGCAAGAGATGCCGGTGATGATCGCGGCCAGCGTGATGTGTCTGCCGATCTTCTTCACCAGGTATCGTATCGATCGTTGGGAAGGCGGGCTGCTGCTTGCTTGGTACGTTATCCACACCGTATATCTAGTGCTGGCGGCGGTTCATTCGCCACTGACAACCATGGTGGGTAGCGTGGCCCTGTTTGGCTGCGTTCCATTAACGGTTCTAATACTGTTGGTTTCCGTTCTCTATTGGCGCAGCTCGGGGCCTGAAATGACAAATAGTGGCCGTGAAAACGCGTAA
- a CDS encoding CBS domain-containing protein, producing the protein MSIPTSTTAPTAPTLTARDFMATKLISLSPDEDALAAIRKLLHYRISGAPVVDSDGNFLGIFSEKTSMRFLLDAAYSQLPSNRVGAFMNTDIARLITADTDWLSCAQIFLSTPYRRLPVLEGTKLIGQVSRRDLLKAAMQMIDKRDKRSGKFVMYFSALMEQYDSPVD; encoded by the coding sequence ATGTCGATCCCTACTTCGACGACTGCGCCAACCGCACCGACGCTTACGGCGCGTGACTTCATGGCTACCAAGCTGATTTCCCTCAGCCCGGATGAGGATGCTTTGGCCGCCATCCGAAAACTGTTGCATTACCGAATTTCCGGAGCCCCGGTGGTCGACAGCGATGGAAACTTTTTGGGGATCTTTTCCGAAAAGACTTCGATGCGTTTCCTGCTCGATGCCGCCTATTCGCAGCTCCCTTCGAACCGGGTCGGGGCCTTTATGAACACCGATATCGCCCGGCTGATCACCGCCGATACCGATTGGCTAAGTTGTGCCCAGATCTTTTTATCGACCCCTTATCGACGATTGCCGGTCCTGGAAGGGACCAAGCTGATCGGTCAGGTAAGTCGTCGCGATTTGCTGAAAGCCGCGATGCAGATGATCGATAAACGCGACAAGCGGAGTGGCAAGTTTGTGATGTACTTTAGTGCCTTGATGGAACAGTACGACTCTCCGGTCGACTAA
- a CDS encoding enoyl-ACP reductase FabI, which translates to MGLFTGKKGLIVGVANGNSIAWGIAQKIMEEGGECGFTHLPDREDDARKKNRRRVSQLTDNFEQAKFLVPLDVQSDENIAEVIKTAESELGKIDFLLHSVAFASLDDLRVPTVECSREGFKMAMDISAYSLIALTNAARPILNEGASVCAMTYFGGEKAVPGYNMMGVCKAALDSIVKYLSFDMGEYNVRVNAISAGPLKTLASSAVGAKEMLDLYAAVSPLNRNITMEEVSNAGAFLLSSLAGGITGEIMHVDAGYNIMGSPGRMATEYKKMQDQLGDK; encoded by the coding sequence ATGGGACTATTCACCGGTAAAAAAGGCCTGATCGTTGGCGTAGCGAACGGAAATTCGATTGCCTGGGGGATCGCCCAGAAAATTATGGAAGAAGGGGGCGAGTGCGGTTTCACTCACCTGCCAGATCGAGAAGACGACGCACGCAAGAAGAATCGTCGCCGTGTTTCGCAACTGACCGACAACTTCGAGCAGGCCAAGTTCCTGGTTCCTTTGGACGTCCAGTCCGACGAAAACATCGCCGAGGTGATCAAGACTGCCGAAAGCGAGCTGGGTAAGATCGACTTCCTGCTGCATTCGGTGGCGTTTGCATCGCTCGACGACCTGCGTGTGCCGACCGTTGAGTGCAGCCGCGAAGGCTTCAAAATGGCCATGGATATCAGCGCTTATAGTCTGATCGCCCTGACCAATGCGGCCCGGCCGATCTTGAATGAAGGGGCATCCGTTTGTGCGATGACCTACTTTGGCGGCGAAAAAGCCGTGCCTGGCTACAACATGATGGGCGTCTGCAAGGCCGCTTTGGATAGCATTGTGAAATATCTTTCGTTCGACATGGGCGAATACAACGTCCGCGTGAACGCAATCAGTGCCGGCCCGCTAAAGACCCTGGCCAGCAGCGCGGTGGGTGCGAAAGAGATGTTGGACCTGTACGCAGCCGTTTCGCCGTTGAACCGCAATATCACGATGGAAGAAGTCTCGAACGCCGGGGCTTTTCTGCTGTCGAGCTTGGCCGGCGGCATTACCGGCGAGATTATGCATGTCGACGCCGGCTACAACATCATGGGTAGCCCTGGTCGGATGGCGACCGAGTATAAGAAGATGCAGGATCAGTTGGGCGACAAATAA
- a CDS encoding SDR family oxidoreductase codes for MSLEGKVVLVVGGGTGIGKAIALSLAADGAKVVVAGRRFEVLEQVAAESNAEIHCHSVDVADRTSVKGLFDFVSKTLGQLDILVNAAGINIKTRSMAEMTPEQWDQVMQINATGGYNLLYQALPPMRERKDGLIINISSISGKRAYALGGIAYSASKFAMTALGTAVGNEVAAEGVRITNIYPGEVETPILDQRPSAPTAEHRARMLQPEDFSEVVLSICHLPPRAHVAELIIKPTQQEYT; via the coding sequence ATGTCGCTGGAAGGAAAAGTCGTTCTGGTTGTTGGTGGTGGTACTGGGATCGGCAAAGCCATTGCCTTGTCGCTGGCCGCCGACGGAGCGAAGGTCGTTGTCGCAGGCCGCCGATTTGAAGTCCTGGAACAAGTCGCTGCCGAGAGCAATGCCGAAATCCACTGCCACAGCGTCGATGTCGCGGACCGCACCAGCGTGAAGGGCCTGTTCGACTTCGTTTCCAAAACGCTCGGGCAACTCGATATTTTGGTCAATGCCGCCGGCATCAACATCAAAACCCGCAGCATGGCCGAAATGACCCCAGAGCAGTGGGACCAAGTCATGCAAATCAACGCGACCGGCGGCTACAACCTGCTGTATCAGGCGTTGCCCCCCATGCGCGAGCGAAAGGATGGGCTGATTATCAACATCTCGTCGATCTCCGGCAAACGAGCTTACGCCCTGGGCGGCATCGCCTACAGTGCGTCGAAGTTCGCCATGACGGCCCTGGGCACCGCGGTCGGAAACGAAGTCGCCGCCGAGGGGGTTCGCATTACCAACATCTATCCTGGCGAAGTTGAAACGCCTATCCTCGACCAACGCCCCAGCGCCCCGACGGCCGAGCACCGTGCCCGGATGCTGCAGCCGGAAGATTTTAGCGAGGTGGTGCTGTCGATCTGTCACCTGCCACCGAGGGCGCACGTGGCCGAGTTGATTATCAAGCCGACCCAGCAGGAATACACCTAA
- a CDS encoding thioredoxin family protein, producing the protein MSFDSEYHEQAPTREEIDQTTGKVVLEFGANWCGHCQGLAPTVESLLSSADDVQHIRVADGKGKRLGRSFGVKLWPTLVLLSDGEVIEQLVRPSPAQLKNNFQSFATP; encoded by the coding sequence ATGTCGTTCGACTCCGAGTATCACGAACAGGCCCCAACCCGGGAAGAGATCGATCAAACCACTGGCAAGGTCGTTCTCGAGTTCGGCGCTAACTGGTGCGGCCACTGCCAGGGGCTTGCCCCAACAGTCGAGTCGCTGCTGTCCAGTGCTGACGATGTGCAACACATTCGCGTCGCCGACGGCAAAGGAAAACGCCTGGGTCGCAGCTTCGGAGTGAAGTTGTGGCCGACGCTCGTTTTACTTTCCGATGGGGAAGTGATCGAGCAACTGGTACGGCCATCGCCGGCGCAGTTAAAAAACAATTTCCAGTCGTTCGCCACTCCGTAA
- a CDS encoding DUF4190 domain-containing protein has translation MTDSNPYNSPHTGLEAATGVEPLDTSGDGTGGLIPYKNPAALAAYYLAILGLFPVIGIFASIPAFVLGIMGLRRRAQNPAVKGSVHAWIGIVLGGIATLLNLSCVGMIVFGVVSDATR, from the coding sequence ATGACTGACTCGAATCCATACAATTCGCCCCATACCGGGCTGGAAGCGGCCACCGGCGTCGAGCCGTTGGATACCTCCGGAGACGGCACCGGCGGACTGATTCCTTATAAGAATCCGGCAGCTTTAGCGGCCTACTACCTGGCGATCCTTGGCCTGTTTCCCGTGATCGGTATTTTCGCCTCGATCCCGGCCTTCGTTCTGGGCATCATGGGCCTCCGCCGAAGAGCCCAGAACCCGGCGGTCAAGGGTTCGGTGCATGCGTGGATCGGGATTGTCCTAGGGGGCATCGCCACGCTGCTGAACCTATCGTGCGTCGGGATGATCGTATTTGGGGTTGTGAGCGATGCCACGCGGTAG